A single region of the Ptychodera flava strain L36383 chromosome 9, AS_Pfla_20210202, whole genome shotgun sequence genome encodes:
- the LOC139140794 gene encoding uncharacterized protein isoform X2, translating to MADFDDIGDDFFIHHASRTTTWEDPRPRYYAQRSPGPSPQPQRSPRPATRPAESIQMQMLSRPKCKTCQIKEVSRAGLDCYDCQAKEKQRQIALQRAKEAAQEEVRRRESQQKVSKLQKQRRIQSAKRRGQTLKFSDSEDSDRETSFSNQPKPSSQEPEPKRQVTAAEKTTMKLNLKAKYPKHPEFLIEMALEASGYDREKTELVLGAAKSPQISKKDKGPSAGSSRQATPSDVQVKIPASTSAVVFEQSESTKAVVFGADDYSSSSSSSSSSEDDVVSGQTVSARMSALSKPTSPKKTVNITVVTQPRARPMHTTRTKPIVVTYGSSSGSYKSLLCCKPQGPDSSLVKGPSRENLISSYAEALGPNPEYRYGPDPDNVAGPMKRSTVKQSQLACGPQASLYNGPQHYVAMGTTL from the exons ATGGCCGACTTCGACGATATCGGCGACGA TTTCTTTATCCATCATGCGTCAAGAACAACCACTTGGGAAGACCCTCGACCTCGCTATTATGCCCAGCGGTCCCCAGGTCCTTCACCACAACCTCAGCGATCGCCCAGACCGGCAACG AGACCTGCGGAGTCCATTCAAATGCAGATGCTGAGTAGACCCAAATGCAAAACATGTCAAATCAAAGAG GTTTCCAGGGCAGGCCTAGACTGTTACGACTGCCAAGCCAAAGAAAAACAGAGACAAATCGCGCTGCAAAGGGCCAAAGAAGCCGCGCAAGAAGAGGTGAGACGACGTGAAAGTCAACAAAAGGTTTCAAAACTGCAGAAGCAAAGACGAATTCAGTCAGCTAAGAGAAGGGGTCAAACACTTAAATTCTCTGATTCTGAAGACAGTGACAGGGAG ACATCATTCTCAAACCAGCCAAAGCCATCAAGCCAAGAACCCGAACCCAAGCGTCAAGTCACTGCTGCTGAAAAAACCACCA TGAAATTAAATCTGAAAGCCAAGTATCCGAAACATCCGGAATTCCTGATTGAGATGGCTCTGGAGGCAAGTGGCTATGACAGAGAGAAAACGGAACTTGTTCTCGGAGCGGCCAAAAGTCCTCAAATTTCCAAGAAAGATAAGGGACCATCAGCAG GTTCCAGTCGCCAAGCTACACCAAGTGATGTACAAGTCAAGATACCTGCCAGCACCAGTGCTGTTGTATTTGAACAGAGTGAGAGTACTAAAGCTGTTGTGTTTGGTGCTGATGACTACAGCTCTTCCAG TtccagcagcagcagcagtgaAGATGACGTTGTATCAGGACAGACAGTTAGTGCACGCATGTCAGCATTAAGCAAACCAACATCACCCAAGAAGACTGTGAACATCACGGTTGTAACACAGCCCCGTGCCAGACCCATGCACACTACACGTACAAAACCAATTGTGGTCACCTATGGGTCTTCGTCTGGAAGTTATAAGTCCCTCCTGTGTTGCAAACCACAGGGTCCTGACTCGTCACTGGTCAAAGGACCCAGCAGAGAAAACCTGAT ATCAAGTTATGCTGAAGCCCTTGGTCCTAACCCAGAATACCGATACGGGCCTGATCCCGATAATGTTGCTGGACCCATGAAGCGAAGTACGGTCAAGCAAAGTCAATTGGCGTGTGGACCTCAAGCTTCACTGTACAATGGTCCTCAACATTACGTGGCCATGGGGACTACGCTTTGA
- the LOC139140794 gene encoding uncharacterized protein isoform X4: protein MADFDDIGDDFFIHHASRTTTWEDPRPRYYAQRSPGPSPQPQRSPRPATRPAESIQMQMLSRPKCKTCQIKEVSRAGLDCYDCQAKEKQRQIALQRAKEAAQEETSFSNQPKPSSQEPEPKRQVTAAEKTTMKLNLKAKYPKHPEFLIEMALEASGYDREKTELVLGAAKSPQISKKDKGPSAGSSRQATPSDVQVKIPASTSAVVFEQSESTKAVVFGADDYSSSSSSSSSSEDDVVSGQTVSARMSALSKPTSPKKTVNITVVTQPRARPMHTTRTKPIVVTYGSSSGSYKSLLCCKPQGPDSSLVKGPSRENLISSYAEALGPNPEYRYGPDPDNVAGPMKRSTVKQSQLACGPQASLYNGPQHYVAMGTTL from the exons ATGGCCGACTTCGACGATATCGGCGACGA TTTCTTTATCCATCATGCGTCAAGAACAACCACTTGGGAAGACCCTCGACCTCGCTATTATGCCCAGCGGTCCCCAGGTCCTTCACCACAACCTCAGCGATCGCCCAGACCGGCAACG AGACCTGCGGAGTCCATTCAAATGCAGATGCTGAGTAGACCCAAATGCAAAACATGTCAAATCAAAGAG GTTTCCAGGGCAGGCCTAGACTGTTACGACTGCCAAGCCAAAGAAAAACAGAGACAAATCGCGCTGCAAAGGGCCAAAGAAGCCGCGCAAGAAGAG ACATCATTCTCAAACCAGCCAAAGCCATCAAGCCAAGAACCCGAACCCAAGCGTCAAGTCACTGCTGCTGAAAAAACCACCA TGAAATTAAATCTGAAAGCCAAGTATCCGAAACATCCGGAATTCCTGATTGAGATGGCTCTGGAGGCAAGTGGCTATGACAGAGAGAAAACGGAACTTGTTCTCGGAGCGGCCAAAAGTCCTCAAATTTCCAAGAAAGATAAGGGACCATCAGCAG GTTCCAGTCGCCAAGCTACACCAAGTGATGTACAAGTCAAGATACCTGCCAGCACCAGTGCTGTTGTATTTGAACAGAGTGAGAGTACTAAAGCTGTTGTGTTTGGTGCTGATGACTACAGCTCTTCCAG TtccagcagcagcagcagtgaAGATGACGTTGTATCAGGACAGACAGTTAGTGCACGCATGTCAGCATTAAGCAAACCAACATCACCCAAGAAGACTGTGAACATCACGGTTGTAACACAGCCCCGTGCCAGACCCATGCACACTACACGTACAAAACCAATTGTGGTCACCTATGGGTCTTCGTCTGGAAGTTATAAGTCCCTCCTGTGTTGCAAACCACAGGGTCCTGACTCGTCACTGGTCAAAGGACCCAGCAGAGAAAACCTGAT ATCAAGTTATGCTGAAGCCCTTGGTCCTAACCCAGAATACCGATACGGGCCTGATCCCGATAATGTTGCTGGACCCATGAAGCGAAGTACGGTCAAGCAAAGTCAATTGGCGTGTGGACCTCAAGCTTCACTGTACAATGGTCCTCAACATTACGTGGCCATGGGGACTACGCTTTGA
- the LOC139140793 gene encoding uncharacterized protein translates to MDTSDFSFSFKCDWCSFSTKDILEIKEHVDNHKQMARKNDGSGQQTGDEQSSAGQETESSSRKEENAGGGLTQADSLQNAISEENDTTQKVDACKEKTNHEKQDERNSIETNSEDERNSDDDDGGGDDDDDDDDDEEDDDDGEESERDSSDDESSDGSDVGNHEKADSQSGSGSKRGVQVKKGMGTSRIYTEIVDHRPNSQNDTDGNTVNLEEMQKKARRKPPIPKKAIKEADEMTNEDWELDGELKDAGAVDNLSCDEDYDPGRSIGSANTREHPVVTRSRDEQIIIQQFTEGQSIDAETNRDPKVQEQSKAKYRIKQKNECKICHLTFKYKYRLTQHQKTHGIVKRSAVEKGSGGQQAVKKTNIPTDRYKCNECEFSCKFKYRLKEHKAAQHREGKAPTGEKIKKIYACQLCNYVAQYRTKLLRHIRKHTGEKPFACEECGMRFSEKGNLEKHKGRHTTETNFLCEECGKAFRRDINLRMHRRIHKTENLYECDACDYRCVRKDMLDSHRARKHIKMKTQLCDHCGKGFFSKQELESHRRNKHSQRVTPYLCPLCPEAFITEYKLKAHLKTHPEYKPFKCDYCGVQFRKSASLVYHRRIHTGEKPLQCEMCNYVTSTPSNIYKHRKREHGIKGDPNRKILRKNGRFARQNSVPADMNLVLLELPPRVAPEVSQAVTAASTVTPLPPAHGDHSYDQRYHPPHIQLLHTHSHPQQQQPHAHQQQSTPQLQPHPQPTPQPHPHQQEPPPVTTQHQQLQAEVNHEQLQHVGHLPATVQDVMGSYTVPPVHQVHQLLFHQ, encoded by the coding sequence ATGGATACCAGTGATTTTAGCTTCAGTTTCAAGTGCGACTGGTGTAGCTTCTCAACCAAGGACATACTTGAAATCAAAGAACATGTGGACAATCACAAACAGATGGCAAGGAAGAATGATGGCAGCGGACAGCAGACTGGAGATGAGCAAAGCTCTGCGGGGCAGGAAACAGAGTCATCTTCACGTAAAGAAGAAAATGCTGGTGGAGGTTTGACCCAGGCAGACAGTCTCCAAAACGCGATCAGTGAAGAAAATGATACCACTCAGAAAGTTGATGCCTGCAAAGAAAAGACAAATCATGAGAAACAAGATGAAAGGAATTCAATTGAGACCAACTCTGAAGATGAAAGgaatagtgatgatgatgatggtggtggtgatgatgatgatgatgatgatgatgatgaagaagatgatgatgatggggaGGAAAGTGAAAGAGACAGCAGTGATGATGAGTCCAGTGATGGAAGTGATGTTGGTAATCATGAAAAGGCTGACAGCCAGAGTGGATCTGGCTCTAAAAGAGGTGTTCAAGTTAAAAAGGGAATGGGCACATCACGTATATATACAGAAATTGTTGATCACAGACCAAACAGCCAGAATGATACTGATGGAAACACCGTTAACTTGGAAGAGATGCAGAAGAAGGCCAGAAGAAAGCCACCTATCCCTAAGAAGGCAATAAAGGAAGCGGACGAGATGACCAATGAAGATTGGGAACTTGATGGAGAATTGAAGGATGCAGGCGCAGTGGACAATCTGTCATGTGATGAAGACTATGATCCTGGCAGAAGTATTGGCAGTGCCAATACCAGAGAGCATCCAGTTGTGACAAGGAGTAGAGATGAACAGATCATCATACAGCAGTTCACAGAAGGTCAAAGTATTGACGCCGAGACAAACAGGGACCCCAAAGTACAGGAGCAGAGCAAAGCCAAATATCGgatcaaacaaaaaaatgagTGCAAAATCTGCCATCTCACTTTCAAATACAAGTATCGACTGACTCAACACCAGAAGACTCACGGCATTGTGAAAAGGAGTGCTGTTGAGAAAGGCAGCGGTGGGCAGCAAGCAGTTAAGAAAACCAACATACCAACAGACAGATACAAGTGCAATGAGTGTGAGTTCTCATGTAAGTTCAAATATCGATTGAAAGAACACAAGGCTGCGCAACACAGGGAAGGAAAAGCACCCACTGGTGAGAAAATCAAGAAGATTTATGCATGTCAACTGTGCAATTACGTTGCCCAGTATAGAACGAAGCTTCTTCGGCACATCAGGAAACACACGGGTGAGAAGCCGTTTGCGTGTGAAGAGTGCGGGATGCGCTTCTCAGAAAAGGGCAATCTGGAAAAACACAAAGGCAGGCACACCACGGAGACAAATTTCTTGTGTGAAGAGTGTGGGAAAGCGTTCAGGAGGGATATCAATTTACGGATGCACAGGCGAATTCACAAGACTGAAAATTTGTATGAGTGTGACGCTTGTGACTATAGGTGTGTTCGGAAAGATATGTTGGACAGTCATCGAGCACGGAAGCATATCAAGATGAAGACACAGTTGTGTGATCATTGTGGTAAGGGTTTCTTCAGCAAGCAAGAGTTGGAGTCCCACAGACGCAACAAGCACTCCCAGAGAGTGACGCCCTACCTGTGTCCATTGTGTCCTGAAGCTTTCATCACCGAATATAAATTGAAGGCACATCTCAAAACTCATCCGGAGTACAAGCCATTCAAATGTGACTATTGCGGTGTTCAGTTCCGAAAGTCAGCATCTCTCGTATACCATAGGCGTATTCACACTGGTGAAAAGCCGCTCCAGTGTGAGATGTGCAATTATGTAACATCAACACCTAGCAACATTTACAAGCATAGAAAGAGAGAACATGGTATTAAAGGGGACCCAAATAGGAAAATTTTAAGGAAAAATGGACGGTTTGCCAGACAAAATTCAGTTCCTGCCGATATGAATCTTGTCTTGTTAGAACTTCCACCCAGGGTAGCGCCAGAGGTATCGCAGGCTGTTACTGCAGCATCAACTGTGACTCCATTGCCCCCAGCACACGGTGATCACAGTTACGACCAGCGCTACCATCCGCCACACATCCAGCTTCTGCATACCCATTCCCACCCACAACAGCAACAACCCCACGCCCACCAACAGCAGTCCACACCTCAGCTGCAGCCACACCCTCAGCCGACACCCCAGCCTCACCCACATCAGCAGGAACCACCGCCGGTTACAACACAGCACCAACAGTTGCAAGCAGAGGTCAATCATGAACAACTGCAGCACGTAGGTCATTTGCCAGCCACTGTACAAGATGTAATGGGTAGCTACACCGTGCCACCTGTCCATCAAGTGCATCAGTTGTTGTTCCATCAATAA
- the LOC139140794 gene encoding uncharacterized protein isoform X3 — translation MATLGQQNYYQKPLPPGWEAKYDAGSRRYFFIHHASRTTTWEDPRPRYYAQRSPGPSPQPQRSPRPATRPAESIQMQMLSRPKCKTCQIKEVSRAGLDCYDCQAKEKQRQIALQRAKEAAQEETSFSNQPKPSSQEPEPKRQVTAAEKTTMKLNLKAKYPKHPEFLIEMALEASGYDREKTELVLGAAKSPQISKKDKGPSAGSSRQATPSDVQVKIPASTSAVVFEQSESTKAVVFGADDYSSSSSSSSSSEDDVVSGQTVSARMSALSKPTSPKKTVNITVVTQPRARPMHTTRTKPIVVTYGSSSGSYKSLLCCKPQGPDSSLVKGPSRENLISSYAEALGPNPEYRYGPDPDNVAGPMKRSTVKQSQLACGPQASLYNGPQHYVAMGTTL, via the exons atggctaccctgGGTCAACAAAACTACTACCAAAAACCTCTTCCTCCGGGATGGGAAGCGAAATATGACGCGGGCTCGCGGAGATA TTTCTTTATCCATCATGCGTCAAGAACAACCACTTGGGAAGACCCTCGACCTCGCTATTATGCCCAGCGGTCCCCAGGTCCTTCACCACAACCTCAGCGATCGCCCAGACCGGCAACG AGACCTGCGGAGTCCATTCAAATGCAGATGCTGAGTAGACCCAAATGCAAAACATGTCAAATCAAAGAG GTTTCCAGGGCAGGCCTAGACTGTTACGACTGCCAAGCCAAAGAAAAACAGAGACAAATCGCGCTGCAAAGGGCCAAAGAAGCCGCGCAAGAAGAG ACATCATTCTCAAACCAGCCAAAGCCATCAAGCCAAGAACCCGAACCCAAGCGTCAAGTCACTGCTGCTGAAAAAACCACCA TGAAATTAAATCTGAAAGCCAAGTATCCGAAACATCCGGAATTCCTGATTGAGATGGCTCTGGAGGCAAGTGGCTATGACAGAGAGAAAACGGAACTTGTTCTCGGAGCGGCCAAAAGTCCTCAAATTTCCAAGAAAGATAAGGGACCATCAGCAG GTTCCAGTCGCCAAGCTACACCAAGTGATGTACAAGTCAAGATACCTGCCAGCACCAGTGCTGTTGTATTTGAACAGAGTGAGAGTACTAAAGCTGTTGTGTTTGGTGCTGATGACTACAGCTCTTCCAG TtccagcagcagcagcagtgaAGATGACGTTGTATCAGGACAGACAGTTAGTGCACGCATGTCAGCATTAAGCAAACCAACATCACCCAAGAAGACTGTGAACATCACGGTTGTAACACAGCCCCGTGCCAGACCCATGCACACTACACGTACAAAACCAATTGTGGTCACCTATGGGTCTTCGTCTGGAAGTTATAAGTCCCTCCTGTGTTGCAAACCACAGGGTCCTGACTCGTCACTGGTCAAAGGACCCAGCAGAGAAAACCTGAT ATCAAGTTATGCTGAAGCCCTTGGTCCTAACCCAGAATACCGATACGGGCCTGATCCCGATAATGTTGCTGGACCCATGAAGCGAAGTACGGTCAAGCAAAGTCAATTGGCGTGTGGACCTCAAGCTTCACTGTACAATGGTCCTCAACATTACGTGGCCATGGGGACTACGCTTTGA
- the LOC139140794 gene encoding histone H3.v1-like isoform X1, whose translation MATLGQQNYYQKPLPPGWEAKYDAGSRRYFFIHHASRTTTWEDPRPRYYAQRSPGPSPQPQRSPRPATRPAESIQMQMLSRPKCKTCQIKEVSRAGLDCYDCQAKEKQRQIALQRAKEAAQEEVRRRESQQKVSKLQKQRRIQSAKRRGQTLKFSDSEDSDRETSFSNQPKPSSQEPEPKRQVTAAEKTTMKLNLKAKYPKHPEFLIEMALEASGYDREKTELVLGAAKSPQISKKDKGPSAGSSRQATPSDVQVKIPASTSAVVFEQSESTKAVVFGADDYSSSSSSSSSSEDDVVSGQTVSARMSALSKPTSPKKTVNITVVTQPRARPMHTTRTKPIVVTYGSSSGSYKSLLCCKPQGPDSSLVKGPSRENLISSYAEALGPNPEYRYGPDPDNVAGPMKRSTVKQSQLACGPQASLYNGPQHYVAMGTTL comes from the exons atggctaccctgGGTCAACAAAACTACTACCAAAAACCTCTTCCTCCGGGATGGGAAGCGAAATATGACGCGGGCTCGCGGAGATA TTTCTTTATCCATCATGCGTCAAGAACAACCACTTGGGAAGACCCTCGACCTCGCTATTATGCCCAGCGGTCCCCAGGTCCTTCACCACAACCTCAGCGATCGCCCAGACCGGCAACG AGACCTGCGGAGTCCATTCAAATGCAGATGCTGAGTAGACCCAAATGCAAAACATGTCAAATCAAAGAG GTTTCCAGGGCAGGCCTAGACTGTTACGACTGCCAAGCCAAAGAAAAACAGAGACAAATCGCGCTGCAAAGGGCCAAAGAAGCCGCGCAAGAAGAGGTGAGACGACGTGAAAGTCAACAAAAGGTTTCAAAACTGCAGAAGCAAAGACGAATTCAGTCAGCTAAGAGAAGGGGTCAAACACTTAAATTCTCTGATTCTGAAGACAGTGACAGGGAG ACATCATTCTCAAACCAGCCAAAGCCATCAAGCCAAGAACCCGAACCCAAGCGTCAAGTCACTGCTGCTGAAAAAACCACCA TGAAATTAAATCTGAAAGCCAAGTATCCGAAACATCCGGAATTCCTGATTGAGATGGCTCTGGAGGCAAGTGGCTATGACAGAGAGAAAACGGAACTTGTTCTCGGAGCGGCCAAAAGTCCTCAAATTTCCAAGAAAGATAAGGGACCATCAGCAG GTTCCAGTCGCCAAGCTACACCAAGTGATGTACAAGTCAAGATACCTGCCAGCACCAGTGCTGTTGTATTTGAACAGAGTGAGAGTACTAAAGCTGTTGTGTTTGGTGCTGATGACTACAGCTCTTCCAG TtccagcagcagcagcagtgaAGATGACGTTGTATCAGGACAGACAGTTAGTGCACGCATGTCAGCATTAAGCAAACCAACATCACCCAAGAAGACTGTGAACATCACGGTTGTAACACAGCCCCGTGCCAGACCCATGCACACTACACGTACAAAACCAATTGTGGTCACCTATGGGTCTTCGTCTGGAAGTTATAAGTCCCTCCTGTGTTGCAAACCACAGGGTCCTGACTCGTCACTGGTCAAAGGACCCAGCAGAGAAAACCTGAT ATCAAGTTATGCTGAAGCCCTTGGTCCTAACCCAGAATACCGATACGGGCCTGATCCCGATAATGTTGCTGGACCCATGAAGCGAAGTACGGTCAAGCAAAGTCAATTGGCGTGTGGACCTCAAGCTTCACTGTACAATGGTCCTCAACATTACGTGGCCATGGGGACTACGCTTTGA